The nucleotide sequence AGAAAAATCGAacgcagttcaaatttttaaaaacatcaaCTTTAAGTATTAAAATCTTTTTCTACCCTTAGTTATGATTACTTAATAAttaagtcagaagtttgcaacgcagtaaaataaaactttttgaACCTATAacgtatattcttgatcaccATCAacagacgagtcgatctagccatgtcaaGTGAAATTAGTTGCTCCAATAGGAACACTCAGAAAAACGATGGAAAAAGGACAAtcattttttttcaatttcagaatgtgtaatttaatttttaaagcgTAGGACTCAATAGCTgctattaataaattattgtGAAGATAAAAGGAAACAAACTATAGCTTCTTTGATTATGATCTACTCTGGAatataccatttttttttatatttccaAAATACGAgtaaaacattataaaaatcGGATAACAATGTATATAGAGAGCTGctaaaaatgtcaaaataatacgAATGCcgatttattatatattttaaacattcATGCTAGTAAatctaaacatttttataatattttggatattaacttttattttttaaaaattggacttgctgccatagaaacgattGGCAAAATCAGCTCGTTTCTCttgttaaaaaatgtaatcacaacatttttatgagtactaaaaaatattttaaaaaagttaacaATTAGTCGTCAACCTATTTTGAATTGTCTATTTTTTGGCCAAAGAATTATTAATATTCTGCCCATCAAAAGAATTTTAAATGCTTTATACTTAGCGATTGCTCTTGTTTTGCActttgggtttgggttttAAATGAATGATTTATTTTGAGAGCACGAAGGGAACAATCTTTTCCAGCTGTACCTGTAGTCTCGTTGTACCTTTATCCTTTCAAGGACGCACGTAATGCGCTTATCAGGTTGCGATTTTTTCGGTTGCCTGTCACGTtccaaaaagttatttattcgTGTGCCAACCGCGCTGAGTTCGCGGAAATTGGCCACAACTCCATCGCACCGCAGAGGAAAAGCCCGTCTCAACAATGCAATTATTCATTATAGGAACCTGCACCAAATCGAATCGAAGCGAGGACCCTGGCATGCGAGTGCAGCTGCAAGGCGAAGGATAATGAAAATGGGGAGCCAGGCCATCGACGGAGCGAAATTAAAAGCAAACAGCCACAGAAAGCGGCGATGCAGTCCGCTGTTGTTCGGAATTATCTTGCTCTGCAAAGTGGCGATGATATCAGCAGAAGGTCCCCAGTCGGGGGCCCCCTACAGTCAGCCCCTCACCACGATGGCCGGCCAGCCGCGCAACGACGACACCTTCCGCCCCATCCTGCCCATCGACATCAGTCCGGAGTTCATTTCCCGCAACGTGTTCACCAAGTCGGGCCAGTACAGAGTCTTCCAGCCGGCGGAGAGTGAAAGCGATCTCCGACTGACGGTGGCCATGAGTCGCAGGAACTTCAAGGACTCACCCAAAAAAGAGAATGCACCCAAGAGCTCACTAGCTAGCGCGAGCAACTCCTCTGCCTCCATCGATGCCGAGTTGAAGGGTCTGGAGGATCTGCTGGTGGACTATGTGGAGCAGTTCTTCAGCCAGGGAAAATTCGAACCCACtcctggcttggtcctggccCTCCAGCAGAACCACTCACAACCACTAACTCAGACTGGGAAGCGCTCAGCCCGCAGCATTTTGGAGGACACCAATGTCGAGCTGAATGTCCCAAGGGCTTTTCAGAGTGCCCGGCTGCTTTTCTTCAGTGGTAAGTTAAAGTCTTGACCAACTATTTTAAACATGTTACAACAGTAAATATcaattcgaaattcaacaaattaaaaactaCTTATACGACTTGTATGCCAGTTAGAATTTAGGCCCAAAAAAAGGGTTCTAACCTTGATTTTGTTgaactattttttaaaataggGAAGAATGAAAACTAAATGTTTACCTTTAATCTACTccatatacattaaaataaattgttcaacaaaaacaacagtTCGTATGAGTGATAAACTTTGAAGCAAGTGCGTAGAACTTTAAACGTATTTGTTCTAAAAATCATATTTTGGTTTCCTTTAAATTCCCTAATTTGTACCGTGTAAGTGGATGAGAGTAGGATCCTAAAAATGTCTGTACAAATGTGGTCCGTCCAAGTAACAAATAGCCAGGGCGATAATTGTACTTAATTCTTAAGGCGTATCCAAGTACTTGACATTACAGATAACTTTCCCTTCCAAAATATCAAAGTGACCAATAACCGACAGAGAAATCAGTTACCAGAACATTTTGCTAAGAACTTTCTCCAGAGCTCAATCACATGTTTTCTAACACGACTTCAAAGTTCAACAGGATGTTGATTCAAGGAGACACTTTATTGGGATTAAGAACACGCACTTAAAACGAGTGCTCACGTGTTTTTCCTAACGATATACCACTTTTTCCTTTCAGGTTTGAAGAAGGTGATGTGGCCCATCTATATGGGTCTACAAGTTCTGAAGAGCGTACTCTTCGCCATGTTCCTGCCGACCATCATAAGCAGTGTTAGCCGGCTGATTGGCAAAGGTAACTACTTCAGCTCGGGGCACttgaataaatttaaatgtttgtaTTCCCTGGCGCCAGGTATCACTTCCGGCTCGGCTGGCTCGGTGCCGCTGTTCATCCGCCCCATGGAACCGCCCCAGGAACTGGACTTCCGGGACAACAGCATGAACTTCGATGACGACAGCAAGTTCTCCCTGGCTGACGAGGGCAAAACCCCAGCTGGCTACGAGTACAATGCAGGTGGGTCATCTTAAATTAGGGATTTTGTTCTGATGACACTGATTTCGGGATTTGCTTACCTTGCAGAGGCTTCCCAGCAGCAGGCGCAGTATGCTCAGGTCAATGGTAATTCAGTGAGTCAGGCCACTCTTTCGAGATACGGAGGTCAGCAGATGATGCAGGACACGTACCTCAGTGCCCTGCAGAGCATTGGAGCCGCCTCCTTCAAGAACTCCCAGAGTATGTCGGGATCCTTCAGTGCCGGAGCAGGAGGAGGTGCTCCCGGAATGACCAAGAAACCAACGCCGGCGGTGATGAACACGTTCCAGAGCTTCCAGAAGGTGCCCAGCTCCTCGCTGCTGCTGTCCAACTACGACCCCTTCTACAGTCCCCTGCTGTCCCGGCTGGACTCGGTCTTTGCCCAGCTGAAGCTGAATCCGGAGAACGAGGCCTGCCGCGAGAAGCTCATCTGCCTGATGTACGCCAACCCCGCGAAGTATGCTCCGTACAGCAACCTCGTCTCCGCCCAACTGAGCAGGTGAGTTTGCCTTCCGCCCGAAAGCATGCCGCAATTAATCGCAGTTGAATAAATACAGTGGGGTTCCGCCCAAAGGAataccaattttaaaatatagttGGTATTGAATGTATTTCTATTATAAAAGCAATAAGAATATTGCCAACCAATAACCAGTGTCTTAACTTGAGTAGATATTTGAACATTACAAAATCAAAAGTACTTTTAATTGCTTGGTCTGACAGAACGATCTAAGGCTGCACATTAATTGAGGAAAGAATTTAATTTAGAAGATGCAGAAGCAGTCTGTTTGGCACAACATTTAATAACATATTTCAATAATTTCATATCTATCTAATAAACACTATGGTGATATCCCGTTTCATATATGAAAAGAGGAGAAATTAAACCGTTTCCGTTTGTaagatatttatatatacttttaaatgTAAATTCATCTCTCAGCTATTCAGTTGAGGAAAACTGAAattcatatttattaatttctgatttctACCCTTTAAGGGAACTCAACGAGCTGCGGAAACCGACGTCCGACAACCCGGACATCCTGCGGTTCTTCAAGTACATGCGGGCAGCAAAGGACGGCCAGGATGGGATCGACTGTGACGAGTCCTTTGCAAAGTGCAAAGAGTTGAAGGACTTCGAGAACCCGGCCATGCTGTCCACCTACAACGACATCAACAAACTGGTGCAGGCCCGCAAGCTGGCGTAGACGGGGTTGAAAAGTCATTCCCGGGGGTCACAAATGACAGCTACGTTAAGTTCGTGGGAGTCACGTCAAAAGTCCGTGCGACTGGGTGTAATTATGCAAATCGTACTTTAGATAGGATAGCCTAGCCATATATAAAAGTTCGTTAGACGGCTGCTGTCAGCGGAGGGTGGGGGTGGGTTCGCAGGGGCGGGGCGGGGGCCTCATTAATACGCTGTAAATAGAAAAGTTTGTTTCGTAGTGTAATTAGCGCGAGCACCAGTTATTGGATGATGCTGTTATTTTTAGCCATTTAGCTAAATTtctttaagtatttatttctAGCCTACGACTATGTTTAAACTTACCctatctatttttaaatatttatcctGTTGTTGTTATGCGATTAGTCAGCGAGAGTTGTTCAATGTCCTAAATAATCAATAAAATTATGTTGTACCACCAAACCAACGGGATTTGGGCTTAAAGGGGTTGCCAACTCCGGAAACTTAAAGGACAATTTAAAGCCATTGCGCTTGATTGGATGGGGGAGAAGGAACATGGCTTCTTGAGCGTATTCTTGCTCTCAATTGACGACAAGGAACAGCTTGTCTGACGACAAGAGCTTGGAAACACCTTTCCATTTTATTGCAAATATTTGCATTACACAGAAATCTCTCCATGGCATTGAGAAACAAGAAACTTAATTATAAGCAAACATGTGTTTAAGTGACAGGCATGTACTTTTGTATATCAAAAAGGAAAGCATGAGCGTCCATTTGATTGGTGATTTATTGTCCttttaatgaaattttaaGACAATAGCTAAAATTGTCCTTTATTTAATTCGACTTTAATTTATTGTGCTCAAATAAATATTCCCCTGTATTTAAACTATTTGCAAATGTCAGCTAAGGGAGGAAAAAACTATAAATCACTTGCTTATGTGCACTTGGgatatgtatatataatttattatacccgttactcgtagagtaaaagggtatactaga is from Drosophila suzukii chromosome 3, CBGP_Dsuzu_IsoJpt1.0, whole genome shotgun sequence and encodes:
- the Osi24 gene encoding uncharacterized protein Osi24 — protein: MKMGSQAIDGAKLKANSHRKRRCSPLLFGIILLCKVAMISAEGPQSGAPYSQPLTTMAGQPRNDDTFRPILPIDISPEFISRNVFTKSGQYRVFQPAESESDLRLTVAMSRRNFKDSPKKENAPKSSLASASNSSASIDAELKGLEDLLVDYVEQFFSQGKFEPTPGLVLALQQNHSQPLTQTGKRSARSILEDTNVELNVPRAFQSARLLFFSGLKKVMWPIYMGLQVLKSVLFAMFLPTIISSVSRLIGKGITSGSAGSVPLFIRPMEPPQELDFRDNSMNFDDDSKFSLADEGKTPAGYEYNAEASQQQAQYAQVNGNSVSQATLSRYGGQQMMQDTYLSALQSIGAASFKNSQSMSGSFSAGAGGGAPGMTKKPTPAVMNTFQSFQKVPSSSLLLSNYDPFYSPLLSRLDSVFAQLKLNPENEACREKLICLMYANPAKYAPYSNLVSAQLSRELNELRKPTSDNPDILRFFKYMRAAKDGQDGIDCDESFAKCKELKDFENPAMLSTYNDINKLVQARKLA